The following proteins are co-located in the Gossypium hirsutum isolate 1008001.06 chromosome A02, Gossypium_hirsutum_v2.1, whole genome shotgun sequence genome:
- the LOC107927738 gene encoding protein EIN4, producing MLKAIAPGLLISSLLIAVSRADNGFARCNCDDEGGFWSIESILETQRASDFLIAVAYFSIPIELLYFVSCSNVPFKWVLFQFIAFIVLCGLTHLLNGWSYGPHPFQLMLALTVFKILTALVSCATAISLLTLIPLLLKVKVRELLLKKKAWDLGKEVGIIMKQKETGLHVRMLTQEIRKSLDRHNILHTTLVELSKTLGLQNCAVWMPNEIKTEMNLTHDLKGRNYSYNFTIPITEPDVARIKRSDGVHILKPDSTLATASNAEDGEPGPVAAIRLPMLRICNFKGGTPEQVQTYFSILVCVLPNDQRRSWSNQELEIVKVVADQVAIAISHAAVLEESQLMRDKLAEQNRALQLSRQNAMKASLARNAFQKVMSDGMRRPMHSILGLLSMLQDGNLNDDQRIIVDSMMKTSTILSTLINDAMDISIMDTARSPLEKRSFRLHSMIKEAACLAKCLSVYQGFGFSIEVEKSLPDLVFGDERRVFQVILHMVGSLLDGNTGGGTVLLQVYAENGSQEPNDQRRATWRHYPSDADLLVRFDIMISNNISQPEGCSLSEVSSSRSRYNSRGTEERLSFNICEKLVQMMHGNMWVIQNPLGSAQRMAVIIRFQIQPSITRAITESGESSDQPRSNSIFHGLHVLLADDDTVNRAVTGKLLEKLGCIVSVVSSGFECLSAVGSTTSPFQIVILELQMPELDGFEVATRICKFRSRSWPLIIAMTASIDQDIWERCLQIGMNGVIQKPVLLHEIAVELRKVLVQANRVL from the exons ATGTTGAAAGCGATAGCTCCCGGGTTGCTGATTTCTTCGCTTCTAATCGCAGTATCGAGGGCCGATAATGGCTTTGCAAGGTGTAATTGTGATGATGAGGGGGGGTTTTGGAGCATTGAGAGCATATTAGAGACTCAAAGAGCGAGTGATTTCTTGATCGCCGTCGCCTACTTTTCGATCCCTATTGAGTTGCTTTACTTTGTTAGTTGCTCAAACGTGCCGTTCAAATGGGTGCTCTTTCAGTTCATCGCCTTCATTGTGCTGTGCGGATTGACTCATTTGCTCAATGGGTGGAGTTATGGTCCTCATCCGTTTCAACTCATGTTGGCTCTCACCGTGTTCAAGATTCTCACTGCTTTGGTCTCGTGTGCCACTGCTATTTCACTTCTCACACTCATTCCGCTGCTTCTCAAAGTCAAGGTGAGAGAATTATTGTTGAAGAAAAAGGCTTGGGACCTTGGGAAGGAAGTTGGTATTATAATGAAACAGAAGGAGACCGGTTTGCATGTCCGCATGCTTACTCAAGAAATCCGTAAATCGTTGGATAGACATAACATTTTGCACACAACATTGGTAGAGTTGTCCAAGACGTTAGGTTTGCAAAACTGTGCCGTTTGGATGCCTAATGAGATCAAGACGGAGATGAATCTGACTCATGACCTCAAAGGAAGGAACTATTCGTATAATTTTACTATTCCCATTACGGAACCAGATGTTGCAAGGATTAAAAGAAGTGATGGAGTGCATATCCTCAAGCCAGACTCGACGCTTGCTACTGCAAGCAACGCAGAGGATGGTGAGCCAGGACCTGTTGCTGCAATTCGGTTGCCAATGCTTCGGATTTGCAATTTTAAAGGGGGAACTCCTGAACAAGTCCAGACATACTTTTCCATATTGGTATGTGTTCTTCCGAATGACCAACGAAGATCGTGGAGCAACCAGGAACTAGAGATAGTTAAGGTGGTTGCCGATCAGGTGGCCATTGCAATCTCTCATGCCGCAGTTCTCGAAGAATCTCAACTCATGAGGGATAAACTAGCCGAGCAAAATCGGGCATTGCAGCTTTCAAGACAGAATGCTATGAAAGCAAGCCTGGCTAGAAATGCATTTCAGAAGGTAATGAGTGATGGAATGAGGAGGCCTATGCACTCAATTTTAGGCTTGCTTTCAATGTTGCAGGATGGAAATTTGAATGACGATCAACGAATTATTGTCGATTCGATGATGAAGACCAGCACTATCCTGTCAACCTTGATAAATGATGCGATGGATATTTCAATAATGGATACTGCAAGATCCCCACTGGAGAAGAGGTCCTTTCGACTACATTCAATGATAAAAGAAGCAGCTTGCCTTGCTAAGTGCTTGAGTGTTTATCAGGGTTTTGGTTTTTCAATTGAGGTTGAGAAGTCTTTGCCTGATCTCGTTTTCGGTGATGAGCGGAGAGTTTTTCAGGTGATACTGCATATGGTCGGGAGCCTATTGGATGGCAATACTGGAGGAGGGACTGTACTACTTCAGGTGTATGCAGAAAATGGTAGTCAGGAACCGAATGATCAGAGACGGGCAACATGGAGGCACTACCCTTCTGATGCAGATCTACTTGTCAGGTTCGATATTATGATTtccaacaatatttctcaaccaGAGGGCTGCTCATTGTCAGAGGTATCAAGCAGTAGAAGCCGATACAACAGCCGTGGAACTGAGGAACGCCTGAGCTTCAACATTTGCGAAAAGCTAGTGCAG ATGATGCATGGGAACATGTGGGTAATCCAGAACCCTTTAGGTTCTGCACAACGCATGGCAGTTATTATTCGGTTTCAAATCCAACCATCCATCACTAGAGCAATCACTGAGTCGGGAGAATCTTCAGACCAGCCACGCTCAAACTCTATTTTCCACGGCTTGCATGTTCTACTTGCTGATGATGATACTGTCAATCGTGCCGTGACTGGAAAGCTTCTTGAGAAGTTGGGATGCATTGTTTCTGTTGTGTCATCCGGATTTGAATGCCTAAGTGCTGTCGGGTCAACAACATCTCCATTCCAGATCGTTATTTTGGAGCTTCAAATGCCCGAGTTGGATGGATTTGAAGTTGCAACAAGAATCTGTAAGTTCCGAAGCCGTAGCTGGCCATTGATTATTGCCATGACTGCTAGTATCGATCAAGATATTTGGGAAAGATGTTTACAGATCGGAATGAATGGGGTTATCCAAAAACCAGTGCTATTACATGAAATCGCCGTCGAGCTTCGTAAAGTCCTGGTTCAGGCCAACAGAGTCTTATGA